The following coding sequences are from one Neurospora crassa OR74A linkage group I, whole genome shotgun sequence window:
- a CDS encoding pre-mRNA splicing factor: MSSTLDELLQDFEDSGSEAGGEEYGDGLLGDGVDTTGGSGVDDAHVPINDEDQDEGMGDEEGEDEDEAMGGVGADDSNAVEDPEEAKAKVEKMHLGGVRDVRTVATLMKSLKPVLEKIAHYQAQPAQANDVGHVEDHPEYNLLTNANRLSTLIDSEVALVHKFVRDHFSARFAALESLLPNPIEYCKVVAILGNSPMDSESMKALQLSTDNPLGLTLKSVLDGPTLMIVTVEATVSKGQFLGENEIQRVTEACLMVVDLDKAKKTLTEYVQSRMNIFAPNLTALIGSLTAAQLLNQAGGLTGLSKTPACNLPAWGSKKQTSSALATNVGIRQQGFIYQSDIIRGIPTDLKKQAMKMFANKIVMCARTDCFHQFRDGSEGERLKDECLDRLDKLQQKPNSKGARALPAPDDKPSRKRGGRRARKAKEATAMTELRKAQNRMAFGKEEKEVGYGTGDATAGMGMIGQRDDGRLRVTQIDQRTRAKLSAKSKGWGGASSLNGGAASSLRGLAGGGSGIGNINLAASKGLRTSGVGTTVGSATAGTVSSLAFTPMQGLELVDPKVQYELSRKRKADEDRWFKGGTFTQVGNSGGAGEFKKPALPPSKRQDTGATK; this comes from the exons ATGTCGTCTACTCTCGACGAGCTCCTCCAGGACTTTGAGGACTCTGGCTCCGAGGCCGGTGGCGAGGAGTATGGCGATGGTCTTCTAGGCGATGGCGTTGACACGACTGGAGGCTCCGGCGTGGACGACGCACATGTACCGATCAATGATGAGGATCAAGATGAAGGCATgggcgacgaggagggcgaggacgaagacgaagctATGGGTGGCGTCGGCGCCGACGACTCGAATGCTGTAGAAGATCCCGAGGAAGCAAAAGCCAAGGTTGAGAAGATGCATCTGGGAGGAGTGCGAGATGTTCGAACTGTTGCGACTCTTATGAAGTCATTGAAGCCAGTACTCGAG AAAATCGCACACTATCAAGCACAACCCGCTCAGGCCAACGACGTCGGCCATGTCGAAGATCACCCGGAATACAACCTCTTGACCAACGCCAACAGACTGTCTACTCTGATAGACAGTGAGGTGGCCCTTGTCCACAAGTTTGTGAGGGATCACTTCTCCGCCAGATTTGCTGCACTCGAGTCGCTATTACCGAACCCAATCGAATACTGCAAGGTTGTTGCCATCTTGGGCAACTCCCCAATGGACTCGGAGAGCATGAAAGCGTTGCAGCTTTCCACCGATAACCCTCTGGGGTTAACCCTCAAGTCAGTTCTTGACGGACCAACCTTGATGATTGTCACGGTGGAAGCCACGGTTTCCAAGGGTCAATTTCTGGGCGAGAATGAGATCCAGCGCGTCACAGAAGCGTGCTTGATGGTGGTCGATCTTGATAAGGCTAAGAAGACCCTCACTGAGTACGTACAGTCTCGCATGAACATCTTTGCGCCAAACTTGACGGCTCTCATCGGTTCCCTCACAGCAGCACAGCTTCTTAACCAAGCCGGCGGCCTGACTGGCCTTTCCAAAACCCCGGCTTGCAACCTCCCGGCTTGGGGCTCTAAGAAACAGACAAGTTCTGCTCTTGCCACCAATGTCGGCATCAGACAGCAGGGCTTCATCTATCAGTCAGACATCATTCGTGGGATTCCAACCGACCTCAAGAAACAGGCTATGAAAATGTTTGCAAACAAGATTGTCATGTGCGCGCGCACCGACTGCTTTCACCAGTTCAGGGATGGGTCAGAAGGCGAACGACTGAAGGACGAATGTCTAGACCGCCTAGATAAGTTGCAGCAAAAGCCAAACAGCAAGGGCGCACGCGCTCTCCCGGCACCCGACGACAAGCCGAGTAGAAAGCGTGGTGGCCGACGCGCTCGTAAAGCCAAGGAGGCCACGGCCATGACGGAATTGCGCAAGGCTCAGAACCGTATGGCCTTTggcaaagaggagaaggaagtcgGTTATGGCACGGGCGACGCTACCGCTGGCATGGGCATGATCGGCCAGCGTGACGATGGACGTCTACGGGTCACGCAAATCGACCAGCGCACGCGTGCCAAGTTGAGTGCAAAGAGCAAGGGCTGGGGTGGCGCCAGCTCGCTCAATGGCGGCGCCGCATCATCTCTCAGAGGGCTTGCTGGCGGTGGCAGCGGCATTGGCAACATCAATCTGGCTGCCAGCAAGGGCTTGCGGACGTCAGGCGTTGGTACCACGGTGGGCAGCGCCACCGCCGGAACGGTATCGTCGTTGGCGTTTACGCCTATGCAAGGCTTAGAGCTCGTTGATCCAAAGGTGCAATACGAGCTTAGCAGGAAGCGCAAAGCAGACGAGGACCGCTGGTTTAAGGGCGGCACATTCACCCAAGTTGGCAACTCGGGTGGCGCCGGTGAATTCAAGAAGCCTGCATTGCCCCCCAGCAAGAGACAAGATACGGGAGCGACGAAGTGA
- a CDS encoding pre-mRNA-splicing factor clf-1: MESSRGPPRVKNKAPAPVQISAEQLLREAVDRQEVNLQTPTQRFADLEELKEYQGRKRKEFEDYVRRNRVRLSNWLQYAQWELEQKEFARARSVFERALDVHPNNTQLWIRYVQAEIKNRNINHARNLLDRAVTRLPRVTSLWYQYLYVMEMLGDIPGTRQVFDRWMKWQPDEQAWSAYIRLEKRYGEFDRAREIFRAFTAVHPEPRTWLKWAKFEEEYGTSDTVREVFQTAIQTIAETLGDDAVDERIFIAFARYEARLREYERARAIYKFGLDNLPRSKSMTLHAHYTTFEKQFGDKEGVEDVILTKRRRLYEEQVKENAKNYDVWFDFARLEESGGDVDRTREVYERAIAQVPPTQEKRHWRRYIFLFLFYAIWEERETKDIGRARQIYDTCLNLIPHKKFTFAKVWVAKAHFEIRQGQLTTARKTLGRAIGMCPKDKIFKEYILLEQKLYEFERCRTLYEKHVMYNPANCQTWIKWAELERGLDDLERTRAIFELAVSQPILDMPEVVWKAYIDFEEEEGEYERTRALYERLLEKADHPKVWISYAQFEINIPDEAEEEEETEEEVEEKPVSEEAKARARKIFERAHKSMKERELKAERVSLLNAWLAFEKTHGSAEDIEKIQKQMPRKTKKKRKLEDDTWEEYVDYIFPADDQQTKNLSSLLAMANAWKQQAAGGAGGAAVDEAAQGGSS, encoded by the exons ATGGAGTCATCGCGCGGCCCGCCACGGGTGAAGAATAAAGCCCCTGCGCCTGTACAGATCTCGGCCGAGCAGCTGCTGCGCGAGGCCGTCGACCGCCAGGAAGTCAACCTCCAGACCCCGACACAGCGCTTTGCCGACCTCGAGGAGCTCAAGGAATACCAAGGTCGTAAGCGCAAGGAGTTTGAGGACTACGTGCGGCGTAACCGAGTTCGTCTATCGAACTGGCTCCAGTATGCTCAATGGGAGCTAGAACAGAAGGAGTTTGCGCGGGCTCGCTCTGTGTTCGAGCGCGCTCTGGATGTACATCCCAACAATACTC AACTCTGGATCCGATACGTTCAAGCAGAGATCAAGAACCGTAACATCAACCATGCACGCAATCTGTTGGACCGCGCTGTCACGCGGCTGCCCAGAGTCACATCTCTCTGGTACCAGTATCTCTACGTTATGGAGATGCTCGGCGACATTCCGGGTACCAGACAAGTCTTCGACCGGTGGATGAAGTGGCAGCCAGATGAGCAGGCGTGGAGTGCTTATATCCGTCTAGAGAAACGTTACGGCGAGTTCGACAGGGCAAGGGAGATCTTCAGGGCCTTTACCGCCGTCCATCCGGAACCGAGGACGTGGCTCAAGTGGGCCAAGTTTGAAGAGGAATACGGGACCAGCGACACGGTCCGCGAGGTCTTCCAGACAGCTATCCAGACAATTGCCGAAACGCTAGGCGACGATGCCGTTGACGAGAGGATATTCATCGCCTTCGCCCGGTACGAGGCCCGTCTGCGTGAGTATGAGCGGGCCCGTGCCATCTACAAGTTTGGCCTCGACAACTTGCCTCGGTCCAAGTCGATGACGCTACATGCCCACTACACCACATTTGAAAAGCAGTTTGGCGACAAGGAGGGTGTGGAGGACGTCATTCTtacaaagaggaggagattgtACGAGGAGCAAGTCAAGGAGAACGCAAAGAACTACGACGTCTGGTTTGACTTTGCGCGACTCGAGGAGAGCGGAGGAGATGTCGATCGGACCAGAGAAGTCTACGAGCGAGCCATTGCTCAAGTACCGCCAACCCAAGAGAAGCGACACTGGAGGCGGTAcattttcctcttcctcttttacGCGATatgggaggagagggaaacAAAGGATATCGGGCGAGCCCGTCAGATCTACGACACCTGTCTGAACCTGATCCCCCACAAGAAGTTCACTTTTGCCAAAGTGTGGGTTGCCAAGGCGCACTTCGAGATCCGACAGGGCCAACTAACGACGGCCCGCAAAACCCTCGGCCGCGCCATCGGCATGTGCCCCAAAGACAAGATCTTCAAGGAGTACATCCTCCTCGAGCAGAAGCTCTACGAGTTCGAGCGCTGCCGCACCCTCTACGAAAAGCATGTCATGTACAACCCGGCCAACTGCCAAACATGGATCAAGTGGGCCGAGCTGGAACGTGGTCTCGACGATCTCGAGCGCACCCGCGCCATCTTCGAGCTCGCTGTCTCGCAGCCGATCCTGGACATGCCCGAGGTGGTATGGAAGGCGTACATCGAtttcgaggaagaagagggcgagTACGAGCGGACGCGTGCCCTGTACGAGCGCCTGCTCGAGAAGGCCGATCACCCCAAGGTCTGGATCAGTTACGCCCAGTTCGAGATCAACATACCcgacgaggccgaggaggaggaagaaacggaggaggaggtggaagagaAGCCTGTTAGCGAAGAGGCCAAGGCACGTGCTCGCAAGATCTTTGAGAGGGCGCACAAGAGCATGAAGGAGCGCGAGCTCAAGGCCGAGCGTGTGTCGCTGCTCAACGCGTGGTTGGCGTTTGAGAAGACGCATGGGTCGGCGGAGGATATCGAAAAGATTCAGAAACAAATGCCTAGgaagaccaagaagaagcgtaAGCTGGAGGATGATACTTGGGAGGAATATGTCGATTATATCTTCCCGGCTGATGATCAGCAGACCAAGAACTTGTCGAGTCTGTTGGCCATGGCGAATGCTTGGAAACAGCAGGCCGCGGGGGGTGCTGGTGGCGCTGCTGTCGATGAAGCGGCTCAGGGAGGGAGCAGCTAG